The DNA segment TAACAGGCATTATTGTTGGCTAATCTGATTGTTCTCTTCTGATTCCTCCAGATGGAAGGTCACAGCGTATCCCACATCATTGAGACCCTGATCTGAGTACATGGGCGATACCAGGAGGATCTTAGCTAGCTACAATTAAGCAGCGAAAGCTAAAGTGTTGTTTTGTGTTTTGTCAGTTGTTTTAACTGTAACGTTTTAGCGTAGACGTAACCTACGGAGCGCATCAAAAGCTCGACCTATACCTGTCGAATCCGTAACGTCCCCGTTATGGGAATGCACAGAGTTATCTTGCATCTCATATTATACGTCATCCTTACCAAAAAGCAAGTATTATGCACAAAATATTTTTGTAGCGTGCCGCAAAGGGCTCACATTTTTCTTGAGAATACGAGTATAATATTAGATAGAAAGATTGTGTCCATAAATCAGAAAGGAGGGGTTCCTATGAAATTCGGCATGCGCAAACCAAGCCTGAAACGCTCATTAAAGTCTAGGACGACCGGCCGGATGAAGCGGGCGATCAAGCGCAAAACCAATCCGTTCTACGGCAAAAAAGGAATGGGTCTGATCCGTGACGCCAAAAAGACAGCCTACAACCGGATATATAAAAAAGCCACGTTCTCGATTGGGGATCTGTTCAAGAAAAGGAAATAAGCCGACAATCGTAATGACCGCCTCCTTAGTTGGAGCGCGGTCATTTTTTTCCTAAAAATACAGGGTCAATCCACGCTCGTCCGGTATTCGTGCGGCGTCATAAAACTAGCGGCCGTAAAAGACTTGGTGCACTGATCATTAACAGTTCTGAAGAATGATCGGACGTAACCGCATCAGCGCTGATATAAATTGAAAAAAATGGGGAAACCTTTGAAGGAAGTGGATTTTCAACTCTGCCTTCAAGGGTTTCCCCCATATTTGAATAACAATTTTTGGATATATTGCTGCTTCAGACAGAAAATTCTGTATATATTTTGAAATTAAGGGTATAATGAAAGCGTTACCTGAACAATGCGGAAGAAACATTTCCTTATCCGATCGATCAGGCTAACCACGACATAGGAGGCGGTTGCGATGACAATGAAGAAATTCCAAGTGGAGCTACCCGAAGACATGCTTGAAAAAATGAGAAAAGGGTATGCCGCTAAAAGAAAACAAGGCGGATACGAAGTCAAAAATATCAGCGATGAAGAGCTGGCTGAATATTTCATGAGTATGGGCTTAAATTATGTCGACAGAAAAATATCCGAAATTCTTGATAAAGAGAAAAAATAAAGAAAAAGAGAAGCAATCCCGCAAAGATTGCTTCTCTTTTTTTATGTCATGGCCCAAGATTAGAGAATGTAGGGCTTGCACAATCCAAAAATCCATGGTACAATGATTTTAACATTTTGTGAAGCGCAGAAAAGAATTGTTTCAAAACATTCCGATTCGTAACGTTAGCAACAATGTATCATAAAGTGCAAGACGCACGAGGAGGATTTTCAATTATGGAACAAGGTACAGTAAAATGGTTTAACGCAGAAAAAGGTTTTGGTTTCATCGAACGCGAAAACGGAGACGATGTATTCGTACATTTCTCAGCTATCCAATCTGAAGGTTTCAAATCTTTAGAAGAAGGACAAGCAGTAACTTTCGACGTAGAAGAAGGTAACCGTGGACCTCAAGCAACTAACGTTGTTAAAGCTTAATTCAAATTAAACTTATAGGAACCTGATCTTTTGATCAGGTTCTTTTTTTTCGGCATACTTACAGGTTTGTTTAATGGGAGTCGTATAGAAATTACTTAAAATATCAACAATTAAAAAAGTAAGTAATGTCCGTAACAATCCAGTCAACCAGGTGGCATTTAACAAAGCTATTTAACAAATTGGTTGTGTTTTCAGTTTAATTGCCATCTTGATTTGCATTATTGAACAAAGCATGATACAATGAATTTAACATTTTGTTGGGTTAGAGAAACGAATTGCATTACGAAAATTCCGATCCGTAGCGTTAGCAACAATGTATTATATATGTGCAATAGCACGAGGAGGATTTTCAATTATGGAACAAGGTACAGTAAAATGGTTTAACGCAGACAAAGGTTTTGGCTTCATCGAACGCGAAAGCGGAGACGATGTATTCGTACATTTCTCAGCTATCCAATCTGAAGGATTCAAATCTTTAGAAGAAGGACAAGCAGTAACTTTCAGCGTAGAAGAAGGTAACCGTGGACCTCAAGCAACAAACGTAAACAAAGCTTAATTCAAAATTAAACTTATAGGAACCTGGTCTTCGGATCAGGTTCTTTTTTCGCATCAAATGGACTAAACTTTTGGCCGGAAAACCAGGCGCTTCTCCGGTTGGGGAGCTTTCGCCGGAGTGGGAACAGAAATCGAGTAACTTTTCTCCGGCTAAGCTGCGTTGGACGGTGATCCGAACCCATTCAATCGGATGTCCTTCGATGAAACACTTCTTCACCGGAGAAACGCATAAAATAAATAAAATAAGCCTCAGGAACCCGATGTAAAATCAGGCTTCCTGAGGCTTTATTTTGTTGGATCAGTATTTCTTCTTCGGATGGCGGTCGACGACTTCCGGATATTTTGCCAGGATCGCTTCGCCTGCCGGAGTGATTCGGTATCCCCTCAGGCTGAACTGGGAGGCGAGCTGTTCTTCGCTCAATTCCTGTTTCGCAAGCTCCATCAATTCCGGCTTCTTCATCCTGGAATGTCCGGCTACTTCGTAATGTTTCAGGATCGCTTTCAGGCTGGCGGCGTTCAGGTGATCCAGCGAATCGGTCGCCGACAGTTCCTCCGCATAGCCTTTTTCGATCACCTCATCCAAGGCTTGACGGCCATTGATGCCGTAGTTGTATTCGAAATATTTCGGATAGACGCTCTCGTTCGTGAATGTACCGAATTGGATGCGCCACAACAGGATCAGATGCCCAGGCAGGATATCCTCCTCGAAACGGATCATGTTGCGCTTGGGTACGAGCTGTTCCGACCCGGTCCGGGCGGCGTTCAGCCAGCCCTCCTTATCGCGCTTTTCGGAAATGTAGGGCACTTCCGCATAATCCTGATAAAGCGCGAAAATGTCCTGCACCGCTTGATCCTGCAAGTCCAAATGGCTGTTTTGTTTATTTATATTGTTGGTATTCATGCGAATCCTCCTGTCCTTTCCTAATGATTAGGCCTCAAAATCAAAGGGGTAGCCCATTCCTTTTGCGAGTGCCCTTCGGTAAACTTCACCAGCTATCGCAACATCCATCGCTCCCGTGCCGATCGGGATACAGAGGGTGATGTCCTGCGAAAGGTCGCCGGCATCTTTCCTTCCGATCGCCAATTCGCCTAACGTCGCAAAAACATCTTTTTCGGACAGTTTCCCTTCACCCGTCAGTTTCTTCAAAGCACCGCGATGGAGAGCCTGCTCCACATGGTCAACGATGATCTTGTCGGCCTTCAGGATAAGTTCATCCTCGATTTCCTGAAAAGATCCCAACGGAAAAATGATGGTGCCTTTTTTGATCCATTCCGCTTTGATGAGGGGAGCCTGCGCTGGGGTGACGGTGATGAGGACCTCGGCCTGACTGGCTTCCCGGGGATCATCAACGATGCGGATGTCGCCTTTGACAAATTCCTGCATTTTTTCGGCAAATGCTTCCGCCGTGCTGCGTCTGTGGTTCCAGACGATCAATTCGGTGATGTCGAACAGATCCGCGATCGCCCGGATATTGGTGCTGGCTTGCATCCCGGCACCGTAAAGGCCGATTGTGACGGTCGGCTTCTTGAGCAAATAGCGCAATGCGTTTGCGGTCTGGGCCCCGGTGCGCATATTGGTGATATAAGCGCCTTCAAGTGCAGCGGTGAAGGTGCCCAGATGCGGATTGATCAACAAAATCATTCCCGTGATATAAGGCAGTCCGGCAGCTTTGCGCTCGCCTAAAAATCCCCCGACCCACTTCAGACCGGCGATATCCTGCGAGCCGATGTAGGCCGGCATTGCGTTCATGAACCCTTCGTACGGTGGGTATCCGCCAGTTTCACCCAGATCCAGTGTCAATTTTGTCGGGTTGATGACCGTGCCGTCACCGAGTCCCTGGAATGTCTGGTGCACGAGATTGTTGAAATCCGCAATATCCAATAATTCCTTGATGGTGCTCTGATTGATCAGAAGCGTTTTGCGTTCTTCCATGGCCATTCTCCTTTAAACGAGATGTGTTCAAAAGAGTCTTTCCCTTTGAACAGTCACATAAAGTATAGCATTTTTCGGGGGATAACAAAAAATCAGGAGCAACCAGCGACCTTCGAGAAATATGTGGTCGAGACGGAAGGGGAGCTGGCTGGCTGGTTGTTCCGCGTGAAATTGGTTTAGAGTGGGTTTTCCGATAAATCAAATCATTGGAGAAGGGGATTTTGTTCCACTATAATGAAAGTGTGAGAAGGTTCAAACATAAGAGAGGCGATGATTTTTATGGTGAAAAAGATCGGATTCTTAGTCGGAAGCTTGCGCGAAGAGGCTTACAGCAAAAAAGTGGCTTTGGCGTTTTCGGAATTGTTCCCGGACGGGTATGAAACTGAAATGGTGGAAATTGGTCACTTGCCCTTATATAATCAGGATTTCGACGAGGTGGAGGGTATGCTTCCTGAATCGTACACTTCGTTCCGTGAGGAAATCAAAGGCTATGATGCCTTTGTGCTGGTGACCCCTGAATACAATCGATCCTACCCTGCGGCTTTGAAGAATGCCTTGGATGTCGGTTCGCGTCCGTATGGGGCCAATCTTTGGGACGGCAAACCGGTCGCGGTCATCAGCCAATCCCCAGGTGCTCTAGGGGCATTCGGTGCGAATCATCATTTAAGGCAAGTTCTTGTTTTTCTGAATATGGTGCCTTTGCAGCAGCCGGAAGCCTATATCGGAAATGTCCACAAGTTGTTGAACGAAGACGGTTCCGTTAAGGAAGAAAAGACTACAGAATATTTTCAATCGATTGTGGATGCTTTCGTTCAATTGATTGAAAGTACGGAACAACCGAAACAGTAAATGCTGGAAATACCCATTCTCACGCTTTTTCGTGAGAATGGGTATTTTGTATGTCCGGGCGCTTTTTTCCTCTGCTATAATGGAGGCAGACATCTATCAACCAGAAAAGGAAAAACTAATGCACAAACACACAACGCAACCTTCTTTGTTGGACATACTTCAAGCCCATGCGGCTTCAAACAGCATCCCGATGCACATGCCCGGGCACAAGCGCAACACAAGACTGTTGGGGACGGTTCTTCCTTACAGCATCGACATTACGGAAATCGATGGCTTCGACAATCTTCACGGCGCGAGCGGCATCCTCAACGAATATATGGAAGAAATCGCAGACTTCTACGGCACCGAGCGCTCATTCTACCTCGTGAACGGCAGCACTTGCGGCATCTTGGCGGGAATCCGCGCCGCAACGAAACGCGGCGGCAAGATTGCGGTCGCACGGAATTGCCACAAGTCGGTCTATCATGCAGTCGAGCTTTTCGGATTGGAGGCCGTCTATCTGATGCCGGATATGGATGAAACATTCGGCATCCACGGCGGCATTTCGACTGCAAGCATCGCAGACACGCTACAAACGCATCCGGATACGCAGCTGGTCGTTTTGACTTCGCCGACATATGAAGGGGTGGTCAGTGACATAGAGGCGATTGCCGATATCTGTCATGCGCAAGGGATTCCGTTGCTGGTCGATGAGGCGCACGGCTCGCATTTCAATTACTCGGAACATTTCCCAATCAGCGCAACCGCACTCGGCGCCGACATCGTGATCCAGAGTCTGCACAAGACGTTGCCTGCGTTGACGATGACGTCTTTGGCCCATCTGAATGGCGGCCTGATTAAGCCGGAAGAAATGGCCCGGCAACTTGCTGTCTTCGAAAGCAGCTCGCCGTCCTATGTGCTGATGGCTTCGATCGACCGTTGTTTCCGTTTGCTTAGGGATGAAGGAGAGCAGCTATTCGAAAACTACAATCAAAGGTTAGCCGGTTTCTCTGGAAAAATGGTACAACTCCAGCATCTCAAGGTGCTGTGCCAAGGAAACGACGATCCGGCGGTGCACCCAACCTTTTTCGCCTTCGACAAAGGCAAAATCCTGATTTCTGCGCAGGGAACAGGCTTAACCGGACAGAAACTTATGGAAATGTTGCGGAGCGAGCATCATATCGAAATGGAGATGGCTTATGGCGACCACGCATTGGCGATGACCAGCGTCTGCGATACGGAAGCCACGATGGCTGCCTTGGCCGATGCACTGTTGGCCATCGACAGCACGCTCGGCTCTAAGGCTGGAGAGCGCATCTCAAATGACGGAACCATAATTTTCAAATTACCCGAAAAGCAATATGAAATCTGGAAAGCGCTGGAATCGGAAAAATCAGTGTGCCCATTGGAGCAAGCTTCAGGGCTAACGGTGGCCGAATACGTCTGGGCTTACCCGCCTGGAATTCCCTTACTGGTGCCTGGAGAACGGATCAGCGCTGGGTTTATACGCCAAGTCCATGCCTTATTGGAAAAGGGGACAAGAGTCTACAGCGATGCCGATGGTCTTCCGAAAAACATTCAAATTATACAGCACGAACGACTTGTTCAGTAACTTACATTTTGATAGTTATTGGGCAAATCACGATTTTTATAAAAACGGTCACTATGCTGATAGGTCGGTAGATTGACGGACTAACAATTTGTTGGTAAAATAATTCACAAAGGGAGTATTTTTCTGTCAAGCAATATGCTTCCTTAACCTATTTCGGAGGAGATGTCGTTATGAAAAGAATCGTGACATTAAGCACCCGCAACCTGAAGGATACTGCCAAACACGGCGGCTGCGGCGCATGCCAAACATCTTGCCAATCCGCATGCAAAACTTCTTGCGGAATCGCCAACCAAAGCTGTGTGAACCCTAGACAAGCAGCTAAGTAAAAAAAGAGTCCGCCCGATTGATTCCAGTTGGGCGGCAATTTTATGGACAAAAAGGAGTTTGAAACCGAAATGATTCATCAATATAAACTGAACGGATACAATATCGTCATGGATACCTACAGCGGTGCTGTACATGTCGTCGACGACCTTGCCTTCGACATCATCGCGCTGTACGAAGCAACGCCTGTCGAAGAAATCGTTTCAACGATGCTGGAACAATATGCGAACGACCCTGAAATCAACGAAACAGAAATCCGCGATACGCTGTCGGATGTCGAAGAATTGAAAGCTAACGGCGAACTGTTTACGGAAGACATGTACCAGAACCTCTCCGTCGATTTGAAGAACCGTCAAACATTCGTGAAGGCTCTTTGCCTGAACGTGGCGCATACTTGTAACCTGACTTGCGATTACTGTTTCGCCAGCCAAGGCAAGTACAACGGCGATAGAGCGATCATGAAATTCGAAGTCGGAAAACAAGCAATCGATTTTCTGCTTGAAAATTCGGGATACCACCGCAACCTCGATGTCGACTTCTTTGGCGGCGAGCCATTGATGGCCTGGCGTGTCGTGAAGCAGATCGTCGAGTACGCCCGCAGCAAAGAAGAGGAGTCCAACAAGATTTTCCGTTTCACTTTCACAACAAACGGCATGCTTTTGAACGACGAAATCAATGAATTCCTGAACAAAGAAATGTACAACGTCGTTTTGAGCTTGGACGGACGCAAGGAAGTCCATGACCGTCTGCGCCGCACCGTCAACGGAAAAGGCAGCTATGACTACATTTTGCCGAAATTCCAGAAATTCGTGGAAGGGCGCGGAGACAAGGAATACTACGTCCGCGGCACTTACACAGGCAATAACGTCGATTTCACAAACGACATTTTCCATGTTGCTAACCTCGGATTCGACAAACTGTCGATGGAACCGGTCATCTGCGACCCAACCGAACCTTACGCTTTGACGGAGGAACATCTTCCGGCACTGTACAGACAGTATGAAATCTTGGCTGAAGAAATGCTGAAGCGCGGCGAAGAGGGCAACGACTTCACTTTCTACCACTATATGCTGGACCTTTCCGAAGGCCCGTGCATCCAGAAACGCATCTCCGGCTGCGGATCAGGAACGGAATACATGGCTGTCACTCCATGGGGCGAAATATTCCCTTGCCACCAATTCGTAGGCGATGAAGAATTCAGCCTGGGCAACATCTGGGATGGCATCACCAAGCCGGAACTGCAGAGCCAATTCAAGGAAGTCAACTGCTATTCCAAACCGGAATGCCAGGATTGCTGGGCGAAATTGTACTGCAGCGGCGGCTGCCCTGCGAACTCCCTGCATGCGACTGGTTCCTTGAAAGGCAACTATGAATTCAGCTGCGACCTGTTCCGCAAACGCGTGGAATGCTCGATGATGGTGAAGGTCGCGGAACAAATCCGCGAGATGGAAGCCGAAGCGATGGCTGCTGAGTAAGCATTTAACGACATATAATGAGAGAAGTGCGCGCCGGAATGTTGCCGGCGGGCTCTTCTTTTTATTGTGGTGGAGGGCGGGGCGGTTGTACCTCCGGTGAAGGAGGCTTTGGCCGGAGGACAATTCAAAATACCGCCCCCAACTCCGGGGAAGCCGGCCTGGCCGGAGTAAAGCTCGAAATGTCAGCCGGAACTCCGGCGAGACCGGCTCTCGCCGGAGCAAAAAACAAAAAAGCAAAAATGTAAAAAGCAAAAATGTAAAAAGCAAAAATCAAAAAAACAAAAATCCGGGCCGGACCCCCGGCCAAATACCAACAGAAAAAAACCGCACAATCGCCCGATTGTGCGGTTCAACATTTTTTCGCTTATTTCGTGTTCAGATCTTCCAGAAATGCAACGATCCGTCGGCAACCTTCGATGACATTCTCATCGCTGGCAGCATAACTCATGCGGAAATAGCCGACTCCGGATTCGCCGAAAGCCGATCCAGGGATCACGCCGACACCGGCTTTGCGTGCGAGGTCGATGCAGAAGTTCCAGTCATCGTCGCCGTACTGCTCCGGAATGCGCGGGAACAGGTAGAAGGCGCCGTCCGGATTGTTCATCTTCAGCCCGGCAGCCGTCAAACCTTCCAACAGGATGTCCCTGCGTTTGCGGTAGGCAGCTTTCATCATAGCAGTTGCTTCATCACCGTCTCGGAACGCAACTCCGGCTGCCGTCTGCGCAGGGGTGGAGCCGCAAGTGACCAAGCTTTGGTGATATTTCAAAATTTCGCGGATCAAGTTGGCTTGGGCAGCAACAAAGCCGACGCGCCAGCCGGTCATCGCATAGCTTTTCGAAGTGCCGTTGATGACGATCGACTGCTCAGGGATGTATTTGGCGATTGAGGTATGACTGCCATCGTAGGTCAGTTCGCTGTAGATCTCATCACTGAGCACAAAAACATCATATTTCTTGATGACCGCGGCCAACGCTTCGACTTCTTCTTGCGTATAAGTGGCGCCGGTCGGGTTGTTCGGGTAGGTCAGCACGACCATCTTCGTTTCTGGGTTCGCATCCAACGCCGCTGTCAGGTCCTCCGGTGTGATCAGGAAACCGGTCTCGGATGTGTCGATCTTGACGCTCTGGCCGCCAGCCAAATGCGTGACGTATTCATACTGCGGGAAAGCCGGCGATTGGATGATCACTTTGTCGCCCGGATTCATCAGCGCGAACATCGAGGCGGTGATCGCTTCCGTCGCACCGACCGTCAGGACGATGTCGGTCTCCGGGTTGTAGTGCAGCCCGTATTTCCGCTCCATGAATTTTGCGATTTCCTTGCGGGTCTCGAGAACACCCGCAGAAGGGGCGTAATGTGTCTGATTCTGGTTCAGAGCCTCTGCGGCGGCCGCCTTGATGAAAGCCGGCGTATCAAAATCAGGCTCCCCCATCGTGAAGCGGATCAGATCCTTCACATCGCTGATGGCGGCATCGAAGTTACGGATAGGCGATCCCTTCAGTTGCTTGACAAAACGGTTCGTTTCTCTGCTCATAATTTATTGTCTCCTTCGGATGAAATATCCTTGATCTAATGTATAGTCGAACATGCGCCAGCCGATTGCTGACGTCCAATCTCATGAAATAACATAACACGATTGCAGGCGTATTTCTATGCAAAGTTGCCTACTCCTGGATGAAAATTAGAAAACCGCGAGTTTGATGAGCGTTTTCACATGCGAGTTGCCGATCCTTCCCGGAACTTTCCGATCCGGCGGCCCGCCTGCGCTTTGATGCGCAACTCCGAAACACTTAAAGACCAAGCAGAAGTAAGCTTCTGCCCCAGAGCGGTTGACAGTTTTGCCGGATAAGTGTACGATTAGAAAAATGAATGAATCACCAAGCAAAAAGAGGTCGCGGCTGGTCAAGAGTACCGCAAGGGAAAGGGACGGTCGCCGAAGCATGCAGATGCTGGACCCAGGTTGAACAAATGTGGGGCTGTTCCATTGTCGTTGCCCGATGATAATGGATTGCGCTTTAGCTTGGTTGGGCGAATGCAGGTCTCCGTAGCCGTAAGCACTCGCTTACCGCTATTTTTTTTGCATTTCAGGAACAAACGGCCGCCCGCCGCATAGGGCAAACGCAGGCTGGCATGCTATAATGGGCATGTTGGAACAGAAAAAAGGATCGGGAGGAAACATCAAATGAGCGAACTATTATTGACAGATGCTTATGAAATCGCAGCCTACATCAAAGCTGCCGAAAAGCAAACACCTATAAAACTTTACATCAAAGGGGATTTCGAGAATCCTGCCTACGAAGGCTTGAAATTCTTCGGAAGCGGAGACAGCTACACAGTCTTTGGGGATGCTTCAGCAATCTATCCTTTCTTGGAAGCAAACAAAGACAAGATCAAGGATCAAGTCATGGAATACGACAGACGCAATTCTGCGATTCCGTTGTTGGACACTACCAAAATTGATGCACGCATCGAGCCTGGTTCATTCATCCGTGATCACGTAACGATCGGCAAGAGCGCCGTCATCATGATGGGTGCGGTCATCAATATTGGTGCAGTCATCGGCGAAGGCACGATGATCGACATGGGCGCTGTGGTCGGCGCACGCGGCACGATCGGCAAAAACTGCCACATCGGAGCAGGCGCAGTGGTTGCAGGCGTTCTTGAGCCACCTTCGAAATCACCAGTCATCATCGAAGACGGTGTTTTGGTCGGCGCGAACGCTGTCATCATCGAAGGCGTGCACATCGGCGAAGGCGCTGTTGTCGCAGCTGGCGCAATCGTATTGGAAGACGTACCGGCTAATGCGGTAGTTGCGGGATCCCCTGCAAAAATCGTGAAGATGAAGGACGAACAAACAAGCGAAAAAACCCAATTGTTGTCTGATTTGAGAGACTGATAAATACACGCGGAGGGACCAGGTGAACAGCATGCAGATTGCAGAATTATACGATACGGTGAAGACGATCCGAAGGGAGCTCCATCAGATTCCGGAAATCGGCTTCGATCTGCCGTTGACTTCGGAATACGTGCGCCAAAAACTGGTGTCGTTCGGCTATGAACCGATCAGCACCGCCGAAACCGGCTGGGTAGCCGTCCTGAAGGGCAAGTCCCCGGAAGCGGTCGCCTTCCGTGCGGACATGGACGCGCTGGAGGTAACCGAGGAGACAGGAGCGGATTTCGCTTCCCTTCACCCGGGCAAAATGCATGCGTGCGGACACGATGGGCACATGGCCTTGTTGTTGGGATTCGCAGAATACCTGAAGTCCCTGCCGGTTTTGGAAAAGTCAGTTGTTTTGGTCTTCCAGCCGGCCGAAGAAGGTCCGGGCGGCGCGAAATGGATAATGGACTCGGGCATTCTCCAGGAGTTGCAGGTCGAAAAGATCTACGGCTACCACCTGTATCCGAGTCTGCCTGAAGGCATCCTCGGCTTGGCCAAGGGACCTTTGATGGCGCGCAATGGTGAGTTCGACATCACGCTTGAAGGTGTCAGCTCGCATGCCGGGCAGCCGCACTTCGGCAAGGATGCCTTGATTGCCGCTGCGCAGATCCTGCTTTCGGTCCAGAACATTCTGGCCCGTGATCTCGATCCCTTACAGCCGGCTGTCGTGAACATCGGCACGTTGCATGCCGGAGAAGCCCGCAATATCGTTGCCGGAAAAGCCGAGTTGACAGGGACAATCCGGAGCTACGACAAGGCGGTCTACGCTTCGATCAAGGAACGCCTCGCCGACATCTGCGCCGGCATCGAGCGCTTGAGCGGTGTCATCTGCAGGTTGGATATCCGCGATTTCTATCCGGAAGTCACGAACGATGCCGAAATGATCGGCACCTTGATGGACGCGTTGCCGGCCGATGCCTACGAAGTCGTCAAACCATTGATGCTGGCTGAGGACTTCGCTTTCTACCAGGAGAGCATCCGCGGCGCCTTCATCCTGCTCGGGACCGGCCGTCCCGACATGGGCTGGACGCATCCACTCCATAGCAGCCGCTTCAATTTCGACGAAAAGGTGCTGCTGCAGGGAATCGCCTGCTACGACCTGATCCTGGAAAGGGAAGGGCTGAAGGGCTAGAAGAATCAGAATGATTATACAGAAAGGCACTCTTAACCGGGTGCCTTTTTGGTTTGGGGCACATAACGATTGGCGTCCTCCGGTGAGGGGTGCTTCGCCGGAGGACAGGACCGCATTTGGATGGTCTCCTCCGACAAGCAGAAGCCTCATCGGAGGAGCGCCCATCTATTACCGGTCTCCTCCGGCGAACGAACCCTCGCCGGAGCTTAGGGCCAGTTTGCATTGATCTTCTCCGGCAGCTGCTTTTTGCCAAATTTGATTGAAGCGGGCAAACTGAATCAGCTGCCGCAATATTGCGCCGCATCCAATAAAATTGTAAAGGTTCGATTAAGGTGATGGATCGGGAAAGCATTTTTCCGGCAAAAAAGGTACAATGGAATCACATATTGGATGAAAGAAGGGAAATTATGCATAAAAAAAGATTATCCGCATTTCTTTTAGGGTCCACAGCCTGGCTGCTTGTCGCATGCCAGAACCCGGCAACAGATACGACAGCTACCGAGGCGGCGACTAGCATGTCGCAAGTGCAATCAGATACAGAGGCTTCCAGTCAAGCTGCTTCGAGAGCGAGCAGTCTGGAAGCGGCCGAGAGCGTGCAGGCTCAAACACCGTCCGCAAGCAGTATCACTGCAGATCCTGCAACGACCACTGATACTGCCCAGACCGCAGATGAGGCAACCCTTATCACCGAGGCGAAACAAACAATCACGCAATTGACAGGCTATGTCGAAAGCGAAGTGTACCTGTTCATCGTGGAATCGGTCGAGGGCAATGAAGTCACCATCAACATCCGCGAAAACGGCGTCGATGTAGCCAGCTCCGTCGGCTTTTACCGATACAACGGAACAACCGGGGAATTGCTGGAAATGGATATCGTAACCGGGGAATATGTTCGCCATCCTGCACAATACTAAAAGGATAGGCTTGAATCAAAAAAATTGAGGAGTGATGATGAT comes from the uncultured Trichococcus sp. genome and includes:
- a CDS encoding M20 family metallopeptidase, with translation MQIAELYDTVKTIRRELHQIPEIGFDLPLTSEYVRQKLVSFGYEPISTAETGWVAVLKGKSPEAVAFRADMDALEVTEETGADFASLHPGKMHACGHDGHMALLLGFAEYLKSLPVLEKSVVLVFQPAEEGPGGAKWIMDSGILQELQVEKIYGYHLYPSLPEGILGLAKGPLMARNGEFDITLEGVSSHAGQPHFGKDALIAAAQILLSVQNILARDLDPLQPAVVNIGTLHAGEARNIVAGKAELTGTIRSYDKAVYASIKERLADICAGIERLSGVICRLDIRDFYPEVTNDAEMIGTLMDALPADAYEVVKPLMLAEDFAFYQESIRGAFILLGTGRPDMGWTHPLHSSRFNFDEKVLLQGIACYDLILEREGLKG
- the dapD gene encoding 2,3,4,5-tetrahydropyridine-2,6-dicarboxylate N-acetyltransferase encodes the protein MSELLLTDAYEIAAYIKAAEKQTPIKLYIKGDFENPAYEGLKFFGSGDSYTVFGDASAIYPFLEANKDKIKDQVMEYDRRNSAIPLLDTTKIDARIEPGSFIRDHVTIGKSAVIMMGAVINIGAVIGEGTMIDMGAVVGARGTIGKNCHIGAGAVVAGVLEPPSKSPVIIEDGVLVGANAVIIEGVHIGEGAVVAAGAIVLEDVPANAVVAGSPAKIVKMKDEQTSEKTQLLSDLRD